A stretch of DNA from Deltaproteobacteria bacterium:
ATACCTGCTCTGGAAAATCATGAAGAGGTTATTCTGGATTTCAGCCAGGTCACTGCGGCGACTCAGTCATTTGTGCATGCCCTTATTAGCGATGTATTGAAAAAGTTTGGAAACGGCGTTTTGGATCGTATTTCATTTAAATCTTGCAATGACACCGTCAAAAAAATTATAGGGATCGTAGTAGACTATATGCAGGAAGGCATGGGGGATTAGGTGGAGAATGGAGGCCTCCTCCAGGTTCAGCCAATGCACCTCAG
This window harbors:
- a CDS encoding STAS-like domain-containing protein gives rise to the protein MKIITIFKEAGAFAENKDVARNMRLQEIIPALENHEEVILDFSQVTAATQSFVHALISDVLKKFGNGVLDRISFKSCNDTVKKIIGIVVDYMQEGMGD